In the Arachis stenosperma cultivar V10309 chromosome 8, arast.V10309.gnm1.PFL2, whole genome shotgun sequence genome, gATTGACAGCCCATGTATGGCCCAATGCAAACCATCTCATAGGACAATCCGTCCAACCCAACACACACAGTTTAAATAAGCTAAGTTCAATAGGGCTTCCAGCCTTCCCTATAGCCCAACAAGGTTTGCATGAAGGGTCTTGCCAGGTGTTACCAAATACCAATGATGAACACTGGTTCGCCAATGAGCCTTGGCTCTAGTGGCATTTCTCCCCTCTCCCCACCTCAAGGTCTAGGTTTCAAACCCTAGAGAATGCAATTGagaaaaaaatgtgataaataTGTAAGGAGTGTGTGGGTGTGTTATGTACCTAGGATTGGGGGTTGTCCAATCCaccgaccaaaaaaaaaaaaaaaaaacactggTTCGTAATTTACTGATTTTTATAAGCGAAATTCTAAAATCTAATTGGCTGACAACTTTTTTGTCTTATTTTTAAACTAACATTACCCAACTCTTTCTTTTTTACACTAAAAAGTAGTAGTCTCTatccctttttttctttttacaaaaaaaattcaaagaccaccaaaatttattatttttggtcagTATTTTTAACAATTAGTCTAACTCCTTTAGTCTAACAATTCAATACTATACTTTTAGTCCACACTTTTAAACATCGTTGGTtctcacaaaaaaaattaataaaaaaaaaattttacgaACCTTCTAacaatccttttttttttttataattcaataaaatttatcCTTATGTTAAAACATGATTTGTATAttattgttttctctttttagGACGAATTGGGTTGCTGTGTAAATTATTATTACTTACAGAGCACACTTTTACATGGTGATATTGCTAACCTATGCCAAAAGCACCGTGTTTAGTCGTGTGTTCCAGCTACATTGATTTTGCAAACTAGTAATCAAACGTGCAAATCGTTCAACTTGTGAGAACAGTTCAAGAACCCAAAAACAGAAAGCAGGGCAGTAAGGTTGCTGCAGAGAAATGATGGAACTCAGGCATTTTTGTGAAAAACAGAATTCTACATACCTTGATTTATAAATATACTACAACATATCTAATATAAAATGGAGAGAGTATTTGACTACCACAATATTGCAGCACCAAGGCCAGCTTTCATTCATGGACATGTACGTGGGCACTGTCGAAGTGTCTAGTGtctagaattgaatagaaatGATTCGAAAATACCGCTGGAAAATCATGAAGAATTACCATGTTGTATACAGAAGGAACTTTAGAAGACATAGTTTAGAAAGGTATGGTTAAGAATTTCTTATGTTCTGAATTCTCTAGTGCAAACATTAACAGACTACATTATTTTCAGATTTACTATCAAGCTGCAAGATGAGCCTAAGAACAGAAACATAGAGGAGAAAACAATTGTAAATGTACTAACCGAGCAGCTGCTAAAACATTGAATATACTAAAAGGAAAATTACTTTCTCACTATGCCTATTATCAAATAATCTGATGCATTAAATAATTGATTACACAATTACACTCCAATAGTAAAACTGCATTTTGAAGAATGCATTCAAATTACTCGATTGCCCCATGCAAATCAGGTATATAAGCTAGTAACAAGTATTCTACAAAATAAGCACATATTAAACAGAATGCAGCATTGCTAATAAGAAATTACAAGGAATTAAATTGTACTCACAGAATTGattacttcttcttcttgccAGCAATAGCAACCTTCTTACCCTTCAAGGTCCTGCAATTGTTCTTTGTACGTTGTCCTCGGCAAGGAAGACCCTGAATATGCCTTATTCCTCGGTAGCACTGAATCTCCTTCAGTCTCCTTATATTCAAGGCATTAAACCTCCTCTGATAAAATCAATAAACACATCAATAACCTAAACGTTTCTTCTTAATTAACACAATTGCTTAAATGAAAGGAAACTAACCAAATCGCCTTCGATGACGTATTTGGAGACTTCATCCCTAAGAGTGATGAGTTCCTCTTCGCTGAGATCTTTAGTGACCTTGTTGTCCATGCTAATATCGCAGAGAATCTTGCGAGCTCTGCTTCTCCCGATTCCATGGATGTACTGTAACGAGAACTCGATTCTCTTGTTGTTCGGAATTTCCACTCCGCCAACACGAGCGCACTCTATGCTTAACCCTCTCACCTGAACACACAAAtttaaagataaacaaaaaaatttcaaaaaatgtaGGAGGAGTTTGATTTATGTTACCTTGGGAGGGTTGAGAACGGGGAAGGAGACGGTTCTCGAAAGAGTTTTAGGGTTTGAGATTAGGGCGAGGGAGGGAGATACGGGCATTGCTAGCGTTTGTGCCATGCTTGAGttgttcttctctttctctgCTGCTACTAACTCCAATCATCTTCATATTTGATAGTCACTCATATCTTTATCCAATTATTTCCATCTCTTCCTTACCCGAATGTTTGGATCCgaaattcaattttcttttttcagtTTAAGGCCTATTGGGCCAAACTAATTGTCTTATGACTTGGACTTTATTGTGCTTCTTGGGCCAACTATTTTTGGGGAATGGAAAACCCTAATCGTATAGCATACGGGATTTGAATGGATAgattcttattttctttttttctttcctgAAAAATGAAAGAATATAAAAGAGAGGGGTTGGGTTGGTTTTGGAAAATGGGGAGTGGGAAGAAGAAGATAAGGGGGTTAATGTTATTGGTATGAATTTTGCTAAGGAGTCAATGGAGTATTTGTATAATGGGCTATTTATTTGGCCCAAtataagttaaaaaataaatatctaagataaaatattactaatttCTCAAACACAATACACACATACTATCTAGAATAACCATCTGAGTACCATggataataaacatctgatATCCTACTGAATCGAACATCCATATACcccattatacacattgtacatATACTccattggctccctatactTCCTCTATTAGTATTAGTTGGTGGGTGCGACGATCGGTAGTGGCAACAGAAACTGGAGCGTTGCGCGGGATTAGAGATCTTCCCCTTCCCCCCAGCGAACACATCCTTCCGCTGTTCTGTCCGCCGCTAAGGATAGGGAAGGAGTCTTCGGCGGTGCCATAGCTTTCCCCAGCTTGGCGCAGCATCAGTTCCTCCGCAATCACCTTTGGCGGCCGTGCAGATTGTCATCGTTCCCTCTCTCATGAGTGTTTCGCGTTGCTTTGGTGTAAAATGTTTTGGACGAAAGGTTTAATCTGTTTGAAAAGGGGTAGGGGAGGGAATAGTGTTTCAACGTGGTTGTTAGAGTGGGTAGTGTTGGAATCCTTTTCATTGTTTCCGGGCTTGGGTCTTGGTCTGGACAGGTCCTCATGACCCAGATCCGtccaaaaaaccaaaaaataaatgCATAGAGATTAGGTGAGTTTTAACCTTCACCTGGTAGGATAAGGTGAAGAATTCACCCAGTGCTGTCACACTTCCATTGTCAACACGTAGCACAAATTTTAGTGGCGTGGCAAAAATTTTCCTGCTTTGCTACCAGGAAACTTGTTTATAGGTTTATGGGAGAATTGTTTATTCCCCCAAACGTGGGGTTTATTTCATAAATAAGAGAAGTTTGTGTTGAATTTTGGACCAATAAAAAAtgtattagaatttttttaaaaagtgtaTTGACCTTCAATTGTTAACAAACTATAGTTAATTGTGTTTGAAGGCCACATGCTGAAAGTATGCAAGGCcctatttaaaatgaaaaaaaagaagccTTTAGATCCATTAAGTTGAATATATATTTGTAGTTCTGCCTCtgagaattgaatttttttagttCCACTCCACTGTACATCAAGTGAGTTGTACAAGGATAGAACAAGATGGATGAAACTCTTAaaacattttttcttctttgctgTAACCAAGGGACGTCATCCTGGTGTTTTCACAAGTTGGGAAGAGGCCAATGAATAGGTCATTAACTTTATCTTCCCGGAATTTGAATGCTTCAATAGCTATAAACATGCATCTATGTGCTTCAAGTCAAGAATGTCATCCATTTCTTCAGAAGAGGCTGCCTGTGCTGAAATGAGTGGCGACAATCACGAAGCTCTTTCTGAAAATAAACCCTCCTTGTTGTGTCCAGGTGTTCGCCGTCGTCTGGTTGTTGCATGTAAGTAATAATTCCACGTTGATTTTTTAAACCTTAGTAcgtgttatttttttaaaatatagatGATATGTGCCCCTTTACAAAAGTTGATTGTGGGTAAATTTTGTTGTTTGTTTTTGGGATTTGATGCAAGGGCTTCCTGTTATTTCGGTGGGGGAGCTCAACTTTGAGTTTGCCATTATAAACGATATGGAGGAATGGCTTGTCAAGGTTTGCCACGATGCTCGAATTTTGGATCCCTAATTTTTCAAGCAGGAACACTTTATGAAAGACGATGGCCCATTTTTTGGGTTCAATGTGGTGATTCCAGGTGACCCATTTGATGGTGAACTATTTACTAAGGGTTGATTCTCGCTCGAGGAAAAAGCTGCCAGAGAAGATGCAGCCTTTGAGATTTACTATTTAGGTTATTGAGGTGATACATTTGATGGTGAACTATTTACTATTTAGGTTGTTTGTTTGTTGCTACCCTCTGTTCAGtctgtttttttaatttattttcggtttctgtttttttaatttatttccaGTTTAGAGAAACATGTTTGAGTGCATTGAACGTGTCCTCTATATGTTTTGATaccattttttttctaaatgcCAAAATAATTTTACTTTCTTAACTTGCATTTTCAAAAAGCTAGAAATGGTATCTTTTACGTTTAGAAAATTACGTTAggattgaatttatttttttttcttatcaattctactttttattttcttacttgTAGTCTCTTTGGTACTGAAATAGttcaaatatataattatagttttttttataaaatttgtatttctatttttgtattaaaaaatgtattttttgtttgactctgttaaaatttgtaattgtaattcttgtagattaatttgttattataattttgttataatataaattattgattCCATTAAAAAGAACCAAGTAAATAAGAAACTAAttataactaataataaaatcatacataattaaaatttatactttaaaatagtattaaataaaagagtactaagagtactaaaaaaatgataaataatataaattaataaagtaTATGTCGAATACATTACCTTTtcttttgatataaaaatataagttgccaatttttatatgttattgttattttagtAAAGGaaacattaattttattataaaattaattaataaaattcatttaaatatctaaattaaaatggtaggataatataaaaaatttatttaagttgatgtctattttaggattttttttctaAAGGTAATTTTGAAAAGTGTAATCCAATCAACATTTACTTTACTATAATTCATTTGGATATAAAGATTACCAAACAAAAATCACTTTAATACAAACTTACttttcttcaaaatcaaatttgtAAAATCAGTTTTATGCAAACTTCCATTTATAAACTGTAATCTAAATACACACTTAGTCTAGAGGCCTTTGCTTCAAATTTTAGGGCCAATTTCAGTAACTTAAATTAGTTGATTTGTGTTCTATTCCTTGTAAttgttatttatata is a window encoding:
- the LOC130945128 gene encoding 30S ribosomal protein S13, chloroplastic, coding for MAQTLAMPVSPSLALISNPKTLSRTVSFPVLNPPKVRGLSIECARVGGVEIPNNKRIEFSLQYIHGIGRSRARKILCDISMDNKVTKDLSEEELITLRDEVSKYVIEGDLRRFNALNIRRLKEIQCYRGIRHIQGLPCRGQRTKNNCRTLKGKKVAIAGKKKK